One Deinococcus carri DNA window includes the following coding sequences:
- a CDS encoding CHRD domain-containing protein, producing the protein MIVHKLVLGLFTATLLGSCSMMMGRSTTYTFKHNPTAADPAAMGRAVASRDGSMVSTTLTLSGLTPSKAYIAHYHAFGPASSTDPCASNGPVTLGFPNFTADASGKVSVTVTGDMAKIAGDMGAYINVHYASDPSVVPICAPVKMTKS; encoded by the coding sequence ATGATCGTACACAAGCTTGTTCTGGGCCTGTTCACCGCCACACTGCTGGGTTCCTGCAGCATGATGATGGGCCGGTCCACGACCTACACCTTCAAGCACAACCCCACGGCGGCTGATCCGGCGGCCATGGGCCGGGCCGTGGCCTCCCGGGACGGCAGCATGGTCAGCACGACCCTGACCCTGTCGGGTCTGACCCCGAGTAAGGCGTATATCGCGCACTACCACGCCTTCGGACCGGCGTCGAGCACCGATCCCTGCGCGTCCAACGGACCGGTGACGCTTGGGTTCCCGAACTTCACGGCGGACGCGAGTGGCAAGGTCAGCGTGACGGTCACGGGCGACATGGCCAAGATCGCGGGCGACATGGGTGCCTACATCAATGTCCACTACGCCAGCGATCCCAGTGTGGTGCCGATCTGTGCGCCAGTGAAGATGACCAAGAGCTGA
- a CDS encoding YncE family protein, which produces MSQFRLFQSRPALATLVTASLTVALTLAQHASGGGAQGTAQPPTLRGPAISSRDRVYTADQTSNTVTVIDPSTNTTLGQIQLGNPRPKVLGALDDMQVNVHGLGFSPDGRFLDVISNASNGVTIVRTRDNKVMGTVYVGRGPHEGFFTPDGKQVWVTVRGEDYLSVIDVAQMREVDRIRVAKGPGMVVFRPDGRYAFVDSSRTAEFDVVDIRTRKVVARVPVVSPFSPNLVATPDGKEVWLTHKDVGKVTAIDARTFKVLHVIDTGKVTNHVNAVSTKDGDFIYVTVGGENVVKVIRRGPNPQIVATIKTGFTPHGIWPSADNTRVYVGLEDQDAVDVISTATNRVIATLPIGQMPQALVYVANAVPSGRGTENLKTVRLGKKAVKIKLVVPDKPFAFLPEALKGVSANVVVRELEGTDDVMLKAEGLTPGAGYNVFLAESPVAPFGEVQHLMDFKADAQGKVEASAMASVFDAFTLRGSAKDGKPDAEAIKGSKVNLDHIVIWPRDPQATAGLFTSRGQQPAVSPFDTDLQAGPAILTDSNDASIKSPLNR; this is translated from the coding sequence GGAGGCGCGCAGGGCACGGCCCAACCCCCCACCCTGCGCGGTCCAGCCATCTCCTCGCGTGACCGTGTCTACACTGCCGACCAGACCTCGAATACCGTGACCGTGATCGACCCCAGTACCAACACGACGCTCGGGCAGATCCAGCTCGGCAACCCCCGGCCCAAGGTCCTCGGTGCCCTGGACGACATGCAGGTGAACGTGCACGGCCTGGGCTTTTCCCCGGACGGACGCTTCCTCGACGTGATCAGCAACGCCTCGAACGGCGTGACTATCGTACGCACGCGGGACAACAAGGTGATGGGCACCGTCTACGTGGGGCGTGGCCCCCACGAGGGCTTCTTCACCCCGGACGGCAAGCAGGTGTGGGTCACGGTGCGCGGCGAGGATTACCTGTCGGTGATCGACGTGGCCCAGATGCGGGAGGTGGACCGTATCAGGGTCGCCAAAGGGCCGGGCATGGTCGTCTTCCGCCCCGACGGCCGCTACGCCTTCGTGGACTCCAGCCGCACCGCCGAGTTCGATGTCGTGGATATCCGCACGCGTAAAGTCGTGGCCCGGGTGCCGGTCGTGAGCCCCTTCTCGCCCAACCTGGTCGCCACACCGGACGGCAAGGAGGTCTGGCTGACCCACAAGGACGTGGGCAAGGTGACGGCCATCGACGCGCGGACCTTCAAGGTGCTGCATGTGATCGACACCGGCAAGGTGACCAACCACGTGAACGCCGTCAGCACGAAGGACGGGGACTTCATCTACGTGACGGTGGGCGGGGAGAACGTCGTGAAGGTCATCCGGCGTGGTCCCAACCCGCAGATCGTGGCGACGATCAAGACCGGCTTCACCCCGCACGGCATCTGGCCCAGCGCGGACAACACCCGGGTGTACGTGGGCCTGGAGGATCAGGACGCCGTGGACGTGATCAGCACCGCCACCAACCGGGTGATCGCCACCCTGCCCATCGGCCAGATGCCGCAGGCCCTAGTGTACGTGGCGAACGCCGTACCGAGTGGCAGGGGCACCGAGAACCTGAAGACCGTCCGCCTCGGCAAGAAGGCCGTGAAGATCAAGCTGGTCGTGCCGGACAAGCCCTTCGCCTTCCTGCCGGAAGCCCTGAAGGGCGTCTCCGCGAACGTGGTCGTGCGGGAGTTGGAGGGCACCGACGACGTGATGCTCAAGGCCGAGGGCCTCACGCCCGGGGCGGGGTACAACGTCTTCCTGGCTGAGTCGCCGGTCGCCCCCTTCGGGGAGGTGCAGCACCTGATGGACTTCAAGGCCGACGCCCAGGGCAAGGTCGAGGCGAGCGCGATGGCCAGTGTGTTCGACGCCTTCACCCTGAGGGGCAGCGCGAAGGACGGCAAGCCGGACGCGGAGGCCATCAAGGGAAGCAAGGTGAACCTTGACCACATCGTGATCTGGCCCAGGGACCCGCAGGCCACCGCCGGGCTGTTCACGAGCCGGGGCCAGCAGCCCGCCGTCTCCCCCTTCGACACGGACCTTCAAGCAGGCCCGGCCATCCTGACTGACAGCAACGATGCGTCCATCAAAAGCCCACTGAACCGTTAA
- a CDS encoding ISL3 family transposase, with the protein MRYSTLSCGPTADLPSGHRGVVLDLTVRRFVCAEPQCSRRIFCERFVDGPSPYARRTGRACRVVQHLSVILGGNAGAQLALKLPLPVSASTVLRSAQALTVTPARVPEIIGVDDFALRRGQVYGTVIVDLAQGKPIELLPDRSAETLAAWLQQHPHIKVISRDRSTEYEKGVRMGAPHAQQVLDRWHVIKNFREALERQLGRDRQTILAVCQAKVPVPPTPRTQSEELRYEAGQQARQGFFDEVRVLSKAGYSQRAITRRLKVSRGRVRHYLSAQAPPQRRHHHRRSSILDPFVPYLEERWAAGEDNAAALLRELREQGYPGSRKRVAQWVQVRRTHPAKNTPGPYRTTAVRKRSVSPQEQPPLLPGEADRNLTLRRLVWLMLPDETTLRSPDRELLTAMKAGCEAVSHAHGLAQAFMHLMRKRQPEALTGWVEQASSCGLPDLVTFARGLERDKDALEAALRLPWSNGPAEGVVNKIKLIKRQAYGRASFGLLRQRVLLAA; encoded by the coding sequence TTGCGCTACTCCACGCTGTCTTGTGGCCCTACCGCAGACTTGCCCTCGGGTCACCGTGGCGTCGTCCTCGACCTCACGGTTCGACGCTTTGTCTGCGCCGAGCCTCAGTGCTCCAGACGCATCTTCTGCGAGCGCTTCGTCGACGGGCCTTCCCCCTATGCACGCCGAACTGGGCGCGCTTGTCGCGTGGTGCAGCATCTCTCGGTCATCTTAGGTGGCAACGCTGGGGCTCAGCTCGCCCTCAAGTTGCCCCTCCCCGTCAGTGCCTCCACCGTGCTGCGGTCAGCGCAAGCGCTGACCGTGACACCTGCCCGAGTCCCGGAGATCATCGGCGTGGATGACTTCGCCTTGCGGCGGGGTCAGGTGTACGGCACCGTCATTGTCGATCTCGCCCAGGGCAAGCCCATCGAGTTGCTCCCGGACCGCAGCGCCGAAACGCTGGCCGCCTGGCTCCAGCAACATCCACACATCAAGGTCATCAGCCGGGATCGCTCGACCGAGTACGAGAAGGGCGTGCGGATGGGCGCTCCGCACGCTCAGCAGGTGCTCGACCGCTGGCATGTGATCAAGAACTTCCGCGAGGCACTGGAACGTCAACTCGGGCGGGACCGCCAGACGATCTTGGCCGTGTGCCAAGCCAAAGTTCCGGTGCCCCCGACGCCCCGCACCCAAAGCGAGGAACTGCGCTATGAGGCGGGCCAGCAGGCCCGCCAGGGGTTCTTCGATGAGGTTCGCGTGTTGTCGAAGGCCGGATACAGCCAACGGGCGATCACTCGGAGACTGAAGGTTTCGCGGGGTCGAGTGCGCCATTACCTCAGCGCACAGGCACCCCCCCAGCGGCGGCACCACCACCGACGGTCCAGCATTTTGGACCCATTCGTGCCCTACCTGGAAGAACGCTGGGCCGCTGGCGAAGACAACGCCGCAGCCCTGCTGCGGGAACTGCGTGAACAGGGCTATCCCGGGTCCCGCAAGCGGGTTGCGCAGTGGGTCCAAGTTCGTCGCACCCACCCTGCCAAGAACACCCCAGGTCCGTACCGGACGACGGCGGTGAGGAAGCGTAGTGTGTCGCCCCAGGAGCAACCACCTCTCCTGCCGGGAGAGGCAGATCGCAACTTGACCCTGCGGCGCTTAGTCTGGCTGATGTTGCCGGACGAGACGACCCTGAGAAGTCCAGACCGCGAGTTACTGACGGCAATGAAAGCCGGTTGCGAGGCCGTGAGCCATGCTCACGGCCTCGCACAAGCGTTCATGCACCTGATGCGTAAGAGGCAGCCGGAGGCCTTGACCGGCTGGGTGGAGCAGGCGTCGAGCTGTGGTTTACCGGACCTAGTCACGTTCGCCCGAGGCTTGGAACGCGACAAAGACGCCCTGGAGGCGGCACTGCGACTGCCCTGGTCCAATGGCCCGGCAGAGGGCGTCGTGAACAAGATCAAGCTGATCAAACGGCAAGCGTATGGCCGTGCGTCCTTCGGCCTCCTTCGTCAGCGGGTTCTGCTGGCTGCCTGA
- a CDS encoding transposase — MAYPEKQVRLWVQDEGRFGLKPILKRLWALRGKRPVIAQRRKYQWLYAYIFVEPQTGQSEFLLLPSVNLQLMQLALEEFSRTVDPDGKQLLVLLLDQAGWHVSRKLKVPANIFLMPFPAYTPELSPAEPMVLKLKLPLANKGLEKIQDVESLITAECIRLKNHPQEVKSLTLFPWIRNVLNSF; from the coding sequence GTGGCTTACCCCGAGAAGCAGGTTCGCCTGTGGGTGCAGGATGAGGGACGTTTCGGTCTCAAGCCCATTTTGAAGCGCCTCTGGGCGCTTCGGGGAAAGCGTCCGGTAATTGCTCAGCGCCGCAAGTATCAATGGCTCTACGCGTACATCTTTGTCGAACCCCAAACGGGCCAGAGTGAATTCCTGCTGCTTCCCAGTGTCAATCTGCAACTGATGCAGCTTGCCCTGGAGGAGTTCAGCCGTACGGTTGACCCGGATGGGAAGCAGCTCCTGGTGTTGTTGCTTGACCAGGCAGGCTGGCATGTAAGCCGAAAGCTCAAGGTGCCTGCCAATATCTTCCTAATGCCGTTTCCAGCGTATACGCCGGAACTCTCACCGGCAGAGCCAATGGTCTTGAAGCTGAAATTACCCCTTGCCAACAAGGGGTTGGAGAAAATTCAAGATGTGGAGAGTTTAATTACAGCAGAGTGTATTCGACTGAAAAACCATCCTCAGGAAGTAAAGTCTCTCACGCTCTTTCCCTGGATCAGGAATGTTCTGAACTCATTTTAG
- a CDS encoding cupredoxin domain-containing protein — translation MPIPSPFNALALAAALLTSVNAATTSVQTYPFHTVGTSASGASGRLSVRTLSPQQSVSVLALRGLTPNRAYVAHYHALGPGGGEACASQGPITLGFPAFKADARGQATVILRADPARLRGNLGAYVNVHMASDLTDIPLCAAVLKVAAAPSKPAQPPVTAPRLTVKIGDNVFQPVSLSVVAGTTVTWVHAGQVTHNVLSLQVTDLHSPDLRPGDQYSFTFKTPGTYTYYCSYHDGMSATITVTNR, via the coding sequence ATGCCCATTCCGTCCCCGTTCAATGCACTGGCTCTGGCCGCTGCCCTCCTGACCTCAGTCAATGCGGCGACCACTTCCGTTCAGACCTACCCCTTTCATACTGTGGGGACGTCGGCCAGTGGCGCGAGCGGACGGCTGAGTGTGCGCACGCTGTCCCCACAGCAGTCGGTGTCCGTGCTGGCCCTGCGCGGCCTGACGCCGAACCGCGCGTACGTCGCCCATTACCATGCCCTGGGCCCGGGGGGCGGTGAAGCCTGCGCCTCCCAGGGGCCCATCACCCTCGGCTTCCCGGCCTTCAAGGCCGATGCCCGGGGCCAGGCCACGGTGATCCTGCGGGCCGACCCGGCGCGCCTCCGCGGAAATCTGGGTGCCTACGTCAATGTCCACATGGCCTCCGACCTGACCGACATTCCGCTGTGCGCGGCGGTGCTGAAGGTGGCCGCCGCGCCGAGCAAGCCGGCGCAGCCCCCCGTCACGGCCCCGCGATTGACGGTCAAGATTGGTGACAACGTCTTCCAGCCGGTCAGCCTGAGTGTCGTTGCGGGCACCACCGTGACCTGGGTCCACGCGGGTCAGGTCACGCACAACGTCCTGTCGCTCCAGGTGACGGACCTCCACTCTCCTGACCTGCGGCCCGGGGACCAGTACAGCTTCACCTTCAAGACCCCCGGCACCTACACCTACTACTGCTCGTACCACGACGGGATGAGTGCCACGATCACGGTGACCAACCGCTGA